CCGCTTGAGCCTCGATGCTGCATCCGTGGTGCCTCCTCCTcaccttcctcctcttcctctgcctgccgctcgccgccgccgccgccgccgcctccgacgCCGCGCTCCTCCTCGCCAAGGTCAGGCCCGCGCTCCAGGGCCGGAACCCCAACGCCCAGCTCGCCACCTGGAACGCCTCCACCCCGCTCTGCCTCTGGCGCGGCCTCCGCTGGTCCACCGCCCCCGACGCCCGCCCGCTCCGCTGCgacaccgccgccgcgcgcgccaatCTCTCCCTCGCCCAcgacccctccctcctcctcgtATCCAtccgcctccccgccgccgccctcgccggcacCCTCCCGCCCGAGCTCGGAGCCTTCTCCGCCCTCGACTCCATCTACCTCGCGGCCAACCGACTCACCGGCCCCGTCCCGCTCGACCTCGGCAACGCGCCCGCGCTCTCCGCGCTCGACCTCTCCGCCAACCGACTCTCCGGCCCCCTCCCGACCGCCATATGGAACCTCTGCGACCGCCTCGCCGACCTCCGCCTCCACGCCAACGCTCTCGCGGGGGCCATCCCCGCGCCCGCCGGCCCCAACACCACCTGCGACAGCCTCCGAGTCCTCGACCTCGGCGCCAACCGCTTCTCCGGCGCCTTCCCCTCCTTCCTCACCGCCTTCCGAGGACTCCGCCGCCTCGACCTCGCAGCCAACCGCTTCCAGGGGCCCATCCCGGAGGCCCTCGCCGGGATGGACCACCTCCAGGACCTCAACCTCTCCTGCAACAACTTCTCCGGCCAGCTGCCACCGACCTTCGCGGCCTCCCGCTTCACGGAGGCTGCCTTTCTGGGCAACCACCCTTCGCTGTGCGGCCCGCCGCTGCGCAACCAGTGCGTGTCCTCCTCCGGCCTCAGCTCCCGCGGCGTCGCCGCCATGGTCATCGGCCTCAtggtcgccgccgtcgtcctcgCCTCCGTCTCCATCGGCTGGGCCCAggggaggtggaggcggcgggaCGCCACCGCGCAAGGAGGGGATGAGGCCGATGACGACGGCAACGAACAAGAGGGCAGGCTGCTGGTCTTCGAGGGCGGCGAGCACCTCACGCTGGAGGAGGTGCTCAATGCCACCGGCCAGGTGGTCGACAAGGCCGCCTACTGCACCGTGTACAAGGCCAAGctcgccagcggcggcggcagcatcGAGCTGCGCCTGCTCCGGGAGGGATGCTGCAAGGACGCCGCCTCCTGCGCGCCCGTCGTGCGCCGCatcgcacgcgcgcgccaccacaACCTCGTGCCGCTCAGGGCCTTCTACCACGGCAGGCGCGGCGAGAAGCTGCTGGTCTACGACTACTTCCCGCGGACCCGCACGTTGCACGGCCTCCTGCACGAGCAGCACGACGGAGGCGAGGCCCGCCCGCTGCTCACGTGGCCGCGCCGCCACAAGATCGCGCtgggcgccgcgcgcgcgctggCGTACCTGCACGCCGGCCAGGGCGAGGCGCACGGCAACGTGCGCTCGTCCAACGTGCTCGTGGACGACCTCTTCGTGGCGCGGCTGGCGGAGCACGCGGTGGACCGGCTGctggtgccggcggcggcggaggcggtgctGGCGGCGGCCAAGGCGGACGGCTACAAGGCGCCGGAGCTGCACTCCATCAAGAGGTGCAGCGCGCGCACGGACGTGTACGCCTTCGGGATACTGCTGCTGGAGCTGCTCATGGGAAGGAAGCCGGCGGCAGACCTGCCGGCGGCGGTGAAGGTGGCGGTGCTGGAGGAGACGGCGCTGGAGGAGGTGCTGGACGCGGAGGTGGTGAAGGGGCTGCGCATGAGCCCCGCGGAGGAGGGGCTGCTGCA
The Panicum hallii strain FIL2 chromosome 6, PHallii_v3.1, whole genome shotgun sequence genome window above contains:
- the LOC112897341 gene encoding putative kinase-like protein TMKL1, whose protein sequence is MLHPWCLLLTFLLFLCLPLAAAAAAASDAALLLAKVRPALQGRNPNAQLATWNASTPLCLWRGLRWSTAPDARPLRCDTAAARANLSLAHDPSLLLVSIRLPAAALAGTLPPELGAFSALDSIYLAANRLTGPVPLDLGNAPALSALDLSANRLSGPLPTAIWNLCDRLADLRLHANALAGAIPAPAGPNTTCDSLRVLDLGANRFSGAFPSFLTAFRGLRRLDLAANRFQGPIPEALAGMDHLQDLNLSCNNFSGQLPPTFAASRFTEAAFLGNHPSLCGPPLRNQCVSSSGLSSRGVAAMVIGLMVAAVVLASVSIGWAQGRWRRRDATAQGGDEADDDGNEQEGRLLVFEGGEHLTLEEVLNATGQVVDKAAYCTVYKAKLASGGGSIELRLLREGCCKDAASCAPVVRRIARARHHNLVPLRAFYHGRRGEKLLVYDYFPRTRTLHGLLHEQHDGGEARPLLTWPRRHKIALGAARALAYLHAGQGEAHGNVRSSNVLVDDLFVARLAEHAVDRLLVPAAAEAVLAAAKADGYKAPELHSIKRCSARTDVYAFGILLLELLMGRKPAADLPAAVKVAVLEETALEEVLDAEVVKGLRMSPAEEGLLQALKLAMGCCAPVAAARPTMAEVVRQLEESRPRTLQARSALYSPAESRSDAGTPNTA